The genomic interval ACTCTGCCGGGGAGGAGCGTGCGCGCGGCGAGCGCCGCGCCGTACCACGGGCCGGCGCTCTCCACGAAACTGAACGCGGTCGCCGCGTTCGACTTCAGGCTCTTGAGCACGCTTTGGCCCGCGTCGAGGAGGCCCCGCCGGTGGTCGTGGCGCTCCCGCGCCGCCCCGGCGTCCGGGACGGGCCGGTCGGTGATGCGGTGCTGGGCGTCCACAATGGGCGGACACGCGTCCCCGGCGGCGTCCGCGTCGTACCCCTGGTAGCGCATCGGAATCCCGAAGAACCCCGCGTAGCCGTAGGTGTCGTACGCGCCCACGGCTTCGACGTGCCGCCGGATGATTTCGGAGCGCGTGTCGATGCAGAACACGAACTGCGCGTCCGGCCGCCCGCGCTCGCCGGATTCGCCGTCCGCGGATTCGTCGGGGTCGGACACCGCGCTGAGGAGGCGCTCGCGGTGGCTTTCCTCCCACGCGGTCAGCCAGAGTTCGGGGAGCGGAACCCCCGCATCCGCGCCGGTGTCTTCGGTGTCGTCGGGGCGGAGCGGGGCGTCGAGGCGTTCCGCGAGCAGGAGGCGCACCGCGAGGTACTCGGTCAGCGAGATTGGGTGGGTGGCCTGCCAGGGGTCTGCGTCGTCGCCCGCGCGTTGCTTGATGAAGCCCGTCCAGCCGGGGAGCGCGGCGAGCTGGTGTTCGAATATCGTCTCCCACTCTCCCTGCGGATACGCGGAGAGCACGCTCTCAAGCGCGTCTACGGGGGTCTCCGGGAGGTCGGACGGCCGGTCGCAGTCCGGTATCTCGGAGTCGTGGGGAGCCATCTCGCGCCACGCCGCGTAGAACCCGGCGTCCCGGTTCGGCATCGACCACTTCGCCTGCCCCTGGTCGAGGAAGGCGGTCAGCCACTTCGACAGCACGCGGTCGACCGCGTCCGCGGCGTCCGTCTCGGAGCGCGCGCCGGCGTCCGCGGTACCGTCCGCGTCCGCTGCCATCTCGTCGAGCAGGGCGTCCGGCTCCCGAGTGATACCGTGGTCGTCGAGCACGCTCGCCAGCACGCCGGGGTCGATTCGGTCGGCCTCCCAGGCCCGCCGGAATATCTCGGGCGCGGGGTAGCCGCGGCCGCCGAACAACTGTTCGGCCTCCGCGACGGCCTCGTGGAACGGCCGGTCTTCGAACCCGGAGAGGGGGTTCGCGGTGACGAACGAGTGGAGCGGCCAGACCGCACCGACGTTCTCCGCCGCGCGCTCGATACTGCTCGCGAGGTAGTGGGATTCACGCGTCATTGTAGTTCTCCGCGGTGGTGAGTTCGGTTTCGGGGGCCGGCTGTGAGAGGTTCAGGAGGGCGACGTAGAGCCGCGTGCTCGATTCGTGCCAGCCGCGTTCGACCGCGAGGTACGCGGCGAGGAAGGCGGCGGCGACGATGCCGTGCACGGCCGAGAGGTCGGTGGGCGCGTGCGTCATCGGCACGCCCGCGAGTACGGTCGCGACGGCGGTGAACAGCACGCCGTAGACGGCGACGGGGACGACGACGATGACAGGGAGGACGACGAGCGCCGCGCCCGGGGAGAGGTTCGCGCGTTCGAGCGCGTCGCGGGCCGCGTGGAGCGCCGTCAGGGCGACGAGGCCGGCGAGGACGAGCCCGGAGTCCGGTTCCGTCCCCTTCCCGGTGAGCGCGACGAACACCGCGCCGCCGACCACCGCGGCCCCGAGGCCGACGACGAGCGACGGGAGCGACGCGCCGCTCCGGGAGTGCTCGACGGGCGCGGTCTGTTCGACCGCGCTCCCGGAGGAGAGGAACAGGTAGGCCTTGTAGAAGCCGTGGAGGATGAGGTGGGTGATGGCGGCGGCGAAGAACCCGAGGCCGCACTGAAGTATCATAAAGCCCATCTGGGCGACGGTGGAGCCGCCGAGCCGGCGCTTCACGTCCGGGCGGACGAGCAGGAGCGCCTGTCCGACGAGGGCGCTCGCGGCCCCGACGACGACGAGCACCGCCATCGCGGTCGGGATGTCGGCGAACACGGGCGCGAAGCGCGCGAGGAGGATGCCGCCGGCGTTGACGAACCCGGCGTGCATCAGCGCGGACGCGGGCGTCGGCGCGGTCATCGAGGACAGCAGCCAGTCGTGGAAGGGGAACAGCGCGGACTGAATCATCGCCGCGAGGAAGAGGCCCAGGATGGCGAGCCAGGCGACTTCGGGCGAGAGCGTGCCGGCGTGTGCGAGAATCCCCGAAATCGTGGTCGTTCCGGTCGCCCACGCGAGGAGCGCGAGCGCGCCGGCGAGCGCGCCGCCGCTCGCGAGGAAGTACCGCCGCGTGAGCGTCTCGGCGGCCTGCGCCTGCTCCCAGCCGCGGGCGTGCCCGATGAGTTCGGCCATCGTCAGTCCCATCGCGACCCACGCGGCGGCGAACAGCGCGACGTGGTCGGCGGCGGCGACGACCATCACCGCGAGCGTGAAGCCGAACGTCAGCGCGAAGAGCCGGTCGATGGCGGCGTCCCCGGCCATGTACCGCCGGGAGTAGGAGTGAACGATGCCGCTGAAGAACGCGACGGCGACCCAGACAACCGCGGTCAGGCCGTCCACGGCGACGACTCCCGGAACCCGCCACGCGGCACCGTTCGCGACCGAGATGGCGGCCGTCGCCAGGCTGAGCGCGAACAGCGTCCAGACGGCGGCGGTCGTCGCTCGCGCCACCCCCGAAGCGGACGGCGTCGTCTCCGGGAGCTGTACCGAGTCGTTCGCGCGTGAGTGTCCGGTCATCGTTCGAGTTCCCGCCGCACGGGCCGACACCCCCGCAATTCCAGGTGAGTCGTGAGCGAACTGGCCCGCCTTACCCAACTATACGAACAGACTGGTTATTATAGGCTTTGGTACGACCAAATTGTTCCCTTGGGATTGGGGCGATAACAGGATGTTCGATAATGAAGGAGTGGGGTTACTCGTCGCTCGCCGCGCGCTCCCGGGTGAGGTCGTCGAACGGCGTCGTCTCGTGACTCCGCACGAGCACCTCGTCCGAGACGGTCAACTCCATGTCGAGGAGGGCGTTCGCGACCGTCGTGATGTCCTCGTCGGTCTCCCCGACGACCGTCACGAGCAGGTTCTCCTCGCCCGTGACCAACTCCTGCACCGACACGACGCCCGGAATGTCGAGAATGTCCTGGATGCGCTCGCCGCGCTTCGGAATCGGGGCCGTGCAGAACAGGAGCATCCGGAGCGGATACCCCGACTTCTGGTAGTCCACGTTCGCGCTGTACCCCTTGATGACGCCCTCGGATTCGAGGCGCTGGATGCGCTTTCGCACCGTGCTCGACGACGCGTCAGTACGGTCGGCGATTTCGGCGGACGAGAGGTTGCGAGCGTCCTCCTGGAGCGCGTAGATGATCTCTCGGTCGATATCGTCGAGCTCGTACTCGGTCATGCGCTCCGTTTACCCCCGCGCGCATAAGGCGCTTCGCCTGCCCACGGCCGTCCCGGTCGCGCGGCCGTCTCAGTGCGTGACGCGGCGCTGGACGCGCCCCGCGAGGTCGGGATGTCGCTCGCGGAGCACCGATGGGTCGCGCTCGCCGTCCACGTTGACCACGTGCAGTTCGCCGCGCTCGCCGTCGTAGGCGTCCTGGAAGTCGTAGACGACGCCCGCGACGGTCGTGCCGTCCGGCACGTCCTCGCTCTCGCGGAGCGCGCGCACCTGCCGGTCGACGTTGCACTCCACGAGGTCGTTCACCGTGTCCGCGCGCCCGCGGCCGTCCGGCAGGCGCTCGATGCAGGGTTCGAGTTCGGGCCGCAGGAGGCCGATGCAGTGTCGGATACCGGGCGGTTCGCTGACGACATCGGTCGTGATGGCGTCGTAGGTGGCGGTGACCGCGCCGCACCCCGAGTGCCCGACGACGACGGCGAGATCGGTGCCGGCGTGTTCGAGCGGGTAGAGCACGTCCCCGGAGACGACCGTGCCCGCGCCGGTGCGCTGGACGACCCGGTTCCCGATGTTCGAACACGTGAACACGCGGCCCGGTCGGTCGTTCCCCCACATGTGGTCTTGGAGGACGCGGGAGTCCGAACAACAGACCGTCACCGCCTCGGGACGCTGCACGTCCTGCACGTCGTCGAACCGGTCGCGGAACGCGGCGACGTGCCCGTCGTTCCCGGCGAGCAGCGCGGCGAGCGTGTCCATACGACAGGAAGGGGACGCCCCGGTTAGAAACCTCGCCCTCCCGCGTCCCGGCTCCGTTCGCGCGCCGTGGGCCGTGGTACACGTACCCTCGGAAGTGTTATACGTAAACGGGGCGTACGAATGCTTGTAATGGCAAGCGGAAAAGTTGATTTCTTCAACGACACTGGCGGCTACGGATTCATCGAGACTGAGGACGAGGACGAGGACGTGTTCTTCCACATGGAAGACGTCGGCGGCCCGGACCTCGAAGAAGGCACTGAGGTCGAGTTCGAGATCGAGGACGCCCCCAAGGGCCCCCGCGCGAAGAACGTCACCCGCCTCTAAGGCGAGTTCTTCCGGACTTCTACTAACCGACTTTTCGAACGCCAGCGACGGCGTTCGCGTCTCGACTCGCGTCGAGACGACTGTTTTATACTCACTGGTGAGTGACGACGTTGTATGTCGAGCACGGTTCGTGGCGCCGTCGAACTGACGCGTCCCGGGAACGTCGTCGCCGCGGGCGTGCTGACGTTCGTCGGCGCGTTCGTCGCGGGCGGCGCGGCCGACTACCCCCTCCACACGGCGGCCGCCGTCGCGGCGACGATGCTCGCTATCGCGGCGGGGAACGCCATCAACGACTACTTCGACCGCGACATCGACGCCATCAATCAGCCCGACCGCCCGATCCCCCGGGGCGCGGTGTCGCCGCGGGGCGCGCTCGCGTTCAGCCTCGCGCTGTTCGGCGGCGCAATCGTGTGCGCGCTCGTCCTCCCCGTCCTCGCCATCGCCATCGCGGGCGTGAACCTCGTCGCGCTCCTCGTCTACACGGAGTACCTGAAGGGCCTCCCGGGCGCGGGGAACTTCGTCGTCGCCTACCTCGTCGGGAGCACGTTCCTCTTCGGCGCGGCCGCCGTCGGCGACGTGGCCGCCGGAGCCGTCCTGTGCGCGCTCGCCGCGCTCTCCACGTTCACGCGCGAGGTCGTGAAGGACGTGGAGGACATCGCGGGCGACCGCGAGGAAGGCCTGAACACGCTCCCGATAGCCGTCGGGGAGCGCCGCGCGCTCGTCGTCGCCGCGCTCTCGCTCGTCGTCGCCGTCCTCGCAAGCCCCCTCCCCTACCTCTGGGAGGTCTTCGGCGCGCCCTACCTCGCCGTCGTCGCCGTCGCCGACCTCGTGATGCTGTACGCCGCCTACGAGTCCTTCAGCGACCCGACACGCGGTCAGTTCCTCCTCAAGTACGGGATGTTCCTCGCCGTCGTCGCCTTCCTCGTCGGCCGCGCCGCCGCCCTCTGAACTTATCCCGCTCGCGCCCCACTTCTCTAGTATGCCCGTCGAGAGCGACGACGAACTCCGCGAGATACTCCAGGCAGAGACCATCGCCGTCGTCGGGTGTTCGAGCACGCCCGGCAAGGCCGCCCACGACATCCCGAAATACCTCGCAGACCACGGGTACGAGGTCATCCCGGTCAACCCCTACGCCGACGAAATCCTCGGCAAACCGGCCTACGACTCCCTCGACGACGTGGCGGAAGACATCGACCTCGTGGACGTGTTCCGCCCCGGCGACGAAGCTCCCGGAATCGTCGAGCGAGCGATCGCCCGCGACGACGTGACAACCGTCTGGCTCCAGCTCGACATCACCAGCGACGAGGCGGCCGAGATGGCGGAAGACGCCGGCCTCCGCTTCGTCCAGGACAAGTGCATGAAAGTCGAACACCGGCGGCTCCTCGGCTAGCGAACAAGCGATAAACGAGCGAAATCGGAGTTTTCCGGTCAGCCTTCCCACTCGGCGTAGGTTCCGTAGATGTCCTTGGAGAGGTAGCGCTCGCTGGAGTCGGGGAAGATGGTGGCGACGGTGTCGTGGGGGGCGTCAATGACGCCGTCGGCGATGTCGTCGGCGACCTGGCAGGCGGCGACGCTGGCCGCGCCGGCGCTGGACGCGACGAGGTGGCCTTCCTCGCTAGCGAGGCGTTTGAGTTCGTGGTGGGCGGCCTCGTCGGAGACCTGAATCACGTCGTCCACGAACTCGGGGTCGAACAGTTCGTTCGTCGCGGGGTTGTGCGTGCCGATGCCCTCGGTCTTGTACTCGTCCTCCTCGACGTGGTCGCCTTCGAGGCGCGCGTAGAGCGAGCCCTCGGGTTCGACGGCGACGACGTACGTGTCGGAGTTCTGGTCGCGGAGGTAGCGCGCGGTTCCCATGAGGGTGCCCGCGGTGCCGCAGCCGGCGACGATTGCGCCGACCTCGCCGTCGAGCGCGTCGTGAATCTCGGGGCCGGTCGTCTCGTAGTGCGCCTCCGCGTTCAATGGGTTGGAGAACTGCTGGGGGACGGCGGCGTTTTCGAGTTCGCCCGCGAGTTCGTGCGCGCGCTCGATGGCGCGCTCCATCCCGTCCTCGGTGGGCGTGTTGATGACCTCAGCGCCGAGCGCGCGCATCAACGTCTGTTTCTCCACGCTGAACCGCTCGGGCACGACGAACACCGCGTCCAGATCGAGCTGGCGGGCGGCGACCGCGAACCCGATACCGGTGTTCCCGGCCGTGGGTTCGATGACCGTGCCGCCGGGCGCGAGGTCGCCGCGTTCGAGCATCTGTTCGAGCATGTACTTCCCGATGCGGTCTTTCACGCTCGCGCCGGGATTGAACGACTCCAGTTTCGCGTACACGGGCGCCTCGTCGGGCGACTCGTGCACGCGAACCAGCGGTGTCTCCCCCACCGTGTCGAGAACCGAATCGAGGGGTTCGCGGTGCGTCGTCATCTACTCCCTCCTATCGCCGCGCGTTCTTTAGGCGTTGTCATCGCCGTCCGACTCGCCCGTATCCACGTCGAGTTCGGTGGCGATGGCGTCGAGGACTTCGCCCTGTCGCGCGACCTCGCGTTCGAGCGCCTCCACGCGTTCGTTCGTGTCGATGACGGTCTCCTGGGTCTGTTCGACGTCCTCGCGGATGGACTTGACGCGCGCCTGCAGCGAGTCGGCCACGTCCGCGAGCTTCTGCACCTTCTTCGCCGTTCCTCCGAGTCCCATACTCGCCCAAGCGAACGGGACGTTGAAGGGTCTTCCGCCACCAATCCGGGGGAGACGAAAGGCCCTTATGGGGGAGTCGACTATCGTGAACTGGACTAGGCCGGGCGGTTTGGCCCCGCCCCACCCACCCGCACTACGGTCATCAGCGGGGGCCGAACGCCGGGCGAGTCCGGGCTAACCCGCCCGGGCCCCGGAAGCCGACAGAGAAGCCTCGTCCTTCGGGGACGGCGGTCCGCGACGCGCGCCTGCAGGGGCGTCGTCGCCGCGGTTCGCCGATGGGACCCCGTCAGGCACGGAAGTGAGCAGCGGACCATCGGACGTTCGCCGCTCGAAGGGTCGCGGGGCGGAGGAGGCGACCGGGACTACCCGGGCGGGACGGCTCGGGCGACCCCGGCACGTCCACCATTCATACCGGATTTCGCGCTCGTAGCCAGTGCCTCGTTTAGAACCGCCGTTTTCCGCGTCGATGGTAGACGACCCAGTAGGCTATCGGCCAGCAGACCAGCATCGCGGCGAGGTTCACGGGGAGCGTGCTGGTCGAGTCGGGTGGCAGAACGAGCGCTGTGGCACCGGCCAGGACGGCGAATATCGCGCACGCGACGACGATGAATCGCTGGGACGCCTTCACGGTCGAACGTGGAAAGAGCGCGGAAAAAGTGTTACTCGTCGCCGAACCCGGCGATTTCGTCGCCCTGCACCTGGAGTTCGCCGTCGAGGGTGCGGGTCGGGTAGGGGATGTCGATGCCTTCCTCGTCGAAGCGCTCCTTCACGGCGGTGACGTACTCGCCGCGGGTCTTCACGAAGTCGGCGCGCGAGGGGTTCTGAATCCAGAACCGGCTCTTGAGGCCGACGTAGGAGTCGCCGAGTTCGGTGAGGCGGACGGTGACGCCGGGGTCGTCCATGATGCCGTCGTGTTTCTCGGCTTCCTCGACGATGATGTCCGTGGCTTTCTCGATGTCGTCGTCGTAGCCGATGCCGAAGAGGAACTGGAGGCGGAGTTTATTCTTCGCGACGGGGTTCTTGATGACGCCGTCGGTCAACTGGGAGTTCGGGACGGTGAGGAGTTCGTTGTCGAACGTGCGCACGCGAGTGACGCGGAGGCTGATGTCCTCCACGACGCCGGAGTACGTGCCGTTGTCCCACTCGATCCAGTCGTCGATGCGGAACGGCTTGTCCGTGTAGATGAAGACGCCGGCGACGAAGTTCTGGAGGACGTCCTGCATCGCGAGGCCGATGGCGAGCGTCGCGGCGGCGGCGATGGTCGCGAGGCTGGTGAGGAAGTTCCCGTAGCCCGCGAACCCGAACGCGACGCCGAACCCGACGAACACGATGACGATGCGCACGAGGCGCTTCAGGGGTTTCCGGGAGTGCGCGTCGAGGTCGCGGGCTTTGAGCGCGCGGTCGACGAGCGGGACGACGGTGAGGCGGCCGACGAGGTAGACCGCGAGGAAGGCCACCACGAAGTAGAGGAGTTGGGTGACGGCGAGCGCGTACTGGGGGATGGCGTCGTCGAGGAACGGGAGCGGTTCGACCATCAGTGGTACACCGCCGTGTTCCCGCGAGTCCTGACGAGGTCGGCGCTCGCGCGGTCAGCGAGGTCGTCGGCGAGTTCCTCGGTGTCGGTGCCGCCGCGCGACGAGCGGAGGAACTTCACCTTCACCACGTCGCGGGTGTCGAGCTGGTTTTTGAGTTCGTCCACGACCGACTCCACACCCTCCTTTCCGACCCACACCGTCACGTCGGCGTTGTGCGCCTTCGTCTTGAGTTCCTCTGTGGTCATGTCTACGCACCCGTTCGGGCGCGTCTTAAAAGAATCGTACGGCTCTCCCGGCACAGACCCGAACCTTTTTCGTTTAGGCTCGCCTAAACCAGCGTGATGGCTCCGCCACCGGCCACCACAGACCCGCCACGCCGCGCGGACGAACCGGACATCCCGCTCGTCACCGCGCGCACCGTGGGCGACGACCGAACCGTCTTCACCGAGGACGACAACACCGACGGCTGGATAGCCACCGACATCACCGTCGTCCCCCTCCGATAACTCCCGTCTCCCGACGGACGCACCGCCTCGTGCATGCCACGGTGCGTCCCTCATGCCACCACGCCCGTCAGTCGTACGGATACCGCGCGTGCGCCCCGCAGTCACACGTCACCACCACGTGCCCGTCCTGCGTGCGAACCCGCGCGTTCCGCCCCGGAATCAGGTAGGAATCACAGGAATCACAGGAAAAACGCTTGAGCTTCCGCGGGAGCGAGAGGCGGTGGCGCTCCGCGATGCGACGCGCCCGCCGCACGTACGTCCGCGCGCGCTCCGCGTCGCCCGCCGCGGCCGCCTCCTTCGCGAGCAGCCCCAGGCGCTCGATTCGCTCCGCCGCTATCTTCATCGCCCGATGCTCGGGGGCCGCCGCCGAAAACGGTTCCGGTGATTATGCATAGGAGCACACTATTCTATTCAAATTATTGACGGCGGGGGTGGGAATACAATTGAGAGTATTTTTAACAGTCTCCCATTCCGTCTCTCCTAATTAGACGGGGTTCCCCATCGATATGCGATAAGTTCGGTTTGGTCTCCCGCGAGGAGGTGGTCTCCTGTTGCGGCGACGGGTGATTGAATCTCACCGAATCGTTTTTCGACACCCGATTCGGCGTTGACTAACTGGTGCGCATACGTTCCGCCTTTACGGAGGTCAGCGACGAAATCGCCTCCAAGCCCAATGCGAGTTATTGCGCCTCCGTCATAGACTGTACTCCACCGGATATCCTCTCCGTGATGGGGAATCGAAATAATACTGTCCGCAGATTCAGACAAACTGTAGACGTTTAGTACGAGCGAAGAAGCCGTGACGATTGGATGCCACACTCGCCACTCGGTGATTTTCGGGTCGAGGCCTATCGTCCGTCTCAGTGTGCCATCGGCCGCATACGTCTGTACGCTCTTGTTCACTAATACGTGAATCCCGTACTCGGTGAGAACGGGTGGTATCCGCGTCGGGCCCATATCTACTGTCCATTCACGTTCTCCTGTCGCTGCATTAAGCGCGTCGAGTGTTCGGTCAGTTGTTGCCAGATAAACCGTATCAGTGCTCGCCGTTGGGATTCGAGATATCTCCGAGCGCGACCAGCTCTTTCGCAGGGTGGCCGAATCGTATCTCCGAACTGCCACCGTTCCACGGTCGCGACAGCTGAGAATACCGTTCTGCGTGCGGAGTATCGGCCCGACACCAGCGTCGTCGACCGTTCGCGTTGCAACGATGGCTCCCGACTGCGCGTCCAGTGCGTAGAGTACGCCTGTGTCACCCGTTCGCGGCGCGGCGTTGACGAACACGCGATTCGCGTCGGGGGCGACGAGCGGCGTGCCGATTCGGTTCGCGTCGAGTGGCGTCCGCCAGTTCCGCCGGCCGGTTTCGAGGTCGAGTGCTTCGATGTAGCTGGTTTCCCGGTACTCGGAATCCGGGCCGTACGCGACGTAGGCCGTGTCGGTCGTCATCACCGGGTCTTCCAGGGTACTCTCCCGGTCGCCGTACTTCGACCAGAGCGGCGTCGACTCCGGCCGGTTTCCTTTCACGGGCGCGGTGTACGTTCTGGCGGGGTCGCGGCCGTACATCCGCCAGCCGGGAACGGCGTCGCCCGTGCGCACTGGGGCCGGCTCCGTCGAACTCGCACAGCCCGCGGACGCCGCGACACCGGCTACGATTCCGGTCGTGAGGAACTCGCGCCGGTTCATACATTTTATACCATCATCTAGGTTAATAAAGGCGGTTGGCGTTTCCGAGTGACCAAGACTCCGGGGTCGGCCTTCCGTTCGCGCTCGCGAGTGAGGCGTTTCGGTGGGGTTTTTCGCCCGCCCCCGCGTTCTCGGTGTATGCGCGTCCTCAACTACCTCGAACTGGAAGACCGCCTCCGCGGCGGTATCGTCACCGCGACTCGCCAGCAGCGCGCGGCGCTCGCGGACACCGACGTCGAGGTCGTCACGACGCCCTGGCAGGGCGGCACGCCGTTCGCGGCGGGGAAAGCCCGACTCACGGGCGCGCCGTTCTTCCGCGAGTACGACGTGGCGCACTGCAACACCATCGGCCCGGGGTCGCTCGCGGTCGCGCGCCACGCGAAGCGCAACGACATCCCACTGATTCTGCACGCGCACACGACCGCCGAGGACTTCGCGGACTCCTTCCGCTTCTCGACGCAGGCCGCGCCCGCCCTCAAGCGCTACCTCAAGTGGTTCTACTCGCAGGCCGACCGCGTGCTCGTCCCGAGTCAGTACACGAAAGACCTCCTCGACTCCTATCCCGTGGACGCGCCCATCCAGACCATCACGAACGGCGTGGACGCCGCGAGTCTGGAGGGGTATGAGTCGTTCCGTGAGGAGACCCGGGAGCGCTTCGACATCGACGACCTCGTCGTGTTTTCGGTGGGTGAGGTCATCGAGCGCAAGGGCCTCACCACCTTTTGCCGGGTCGCCCAGGACACCGACTTCGACTTCGCGTGGTTCGGGCCCTACGAGTCCGGGCCGCAGGCGTCGAAGACGACGAAGCGCTGGGTCGAAGACCCGCCCGAGAACGTGACGTTCACGGGCTACATGGACGACAAGCGCGCGGCGTTCGGCGCGGGCGACATCTACATGTTCCCCGCGAAGGTCGAGAACCAGGGTATCGCCGTCCTCGAAGCGATGGCGTGCGGGAAACCGGTCGTCCTCCGCGACATCGACGTGTTCGACGAGTTCTTCACGGACGGCGAGGACTGCCTGAAAGCCGAGACGGACGCCGAGTTCGCGGACGCGCTCGAACGCCTCCGCGACGACCCAGACCTCCGCGAGCGCCTCGGCGAGGGCGCGCGCGACACCGCGGCCGAGCACAGCCTCGACGTGGTCGGCGACCGCCTCACGGACGTGTACCGCGAGGTCGCGGGGAAAGGAGACGCCCTATAAGGCGGGGGTGAGTACCGCCGCACAATGGTTCCACGGGTCGCCGCCTTCACGGACACCTACCTCCCGACGGTGAACGGCGTCACGTACACGATTCAGACGTGGCGCGACCGCTGGCGGCAGCGCGGCGGCCGGATGCCCGTCGTCTACCCCGGGTCGGACGAGTACGCGCCCGACGACGGCGAACACCCCGTTCGCAGCCTCCCGTTCCCGTTCTACGAGGGGTTCCGACTCGGAACGCCGACGATTCCGCGCGCGCTCGACGACGTGGACGTGGTGCACGCGCACACGCCGTTCGCGCTCGGCGTCGCGGGCTACCGGCTCGCCCGCCGGAACGACCTCCCGTTCGTCGCGCACTACCACACGCCGACGAGCGAGTACGCCGAGTACATCGTCCCCGACGCCGTCACGGGGTTCACGGAGCGCGCGAGCGAGCGCTGGGAGCGCGTCTTCCTCGACCGCGCCGACCTCGTGCTCACGCCAAGCGAGGAGACGAAACGCCACGTTGAAACCGAAATCGGCGTGGACACGCCCGTCGAAGCCCTCCCGAACGGCATCGACCTCCAGCAGTTCCGACCGACCGACCCCGCCGAGTTCCGGGAGCGTTTCGACCTCCCGGACGGCCCGCTCGTCGGGTACACGGGCCGGCACGGCTACGAGAAACGCCTCCGCGACCTCGTG from Salarchaeum japonicum carries:
- a CDS encoding DUF2309 domain-containing protein, translated to MTRESHYLASSIERAAENVGAVWPLHSFVTANPLSGFEDRPFHEAVAEAEQLFGGRGYPAPEIFRRAWEADRIDPGVLASVLDDHGITREPDALLDEMAADADGTADAGARSETDAADAVDRVLSKWLTAFLDQGQAKWSMPNRDAGFYAAWREMAPHDSEIPDCDRPSDLPETPVDALESVLSAYPQGEWETIFEHQLAALPGWTGFIKQRAGDDADPWQATHPISLTEYLAVRLLLAERLDAPLRPDDTEDTGADAGVPLPELWLTAWEESHRERLLSAVSDPDESADGESGERGRPDAQFVFCIDTRSEIIRRHVEAVGAYDTYGYAGFFGIPMRYQGYDADAAGDACPPIVDAQHRITDRPVPDAGAARERHDHRRGLLDAGQSVLKSLKSNAATAFSFVESAGPWYGAALAARTLLPGRVYDALHDTDYAPDEREFCEPSIDYNPDGVYALREGLSFEEQVEYAQNAFELMGWEEFARLVVFTGHASQTTNNPFDSSLDCGACAGNPGGPNARVLAVICNDTDVRAELRERGFDIPTDTVFVAAEHDTTTDDITLFDERVPETHADDLERVRSDLADARERAAAERADAMAGDAADGVRETERRAADWAETRPEWGLAGNASFVVGPRELTADADLDGRTFLHSYDWRADADGDALEAILTGPLVVTQWINNQYYFATVDNAVYGSGSKVTQNPVGNVGVFQGNGGDLMTGLPLQSLYADADTPYHQPLRLTAVVHAPVGRVTDLLRDHDELTRLLDNGWIHLTVLDPEQENAPLHYQGDLEWDAEDEPVADPPRQTVSADAD
- a CDS encoding proton-conducting transporter transmembrane domain-containing protein, which gives rise to MTGHSRANDSVQLPETTPSASGVARATTAAVWTLFALSLATAAISVANGAAWRVPGVVAVDGLTAVVWVAVAFFSGIVHSYSRRYMAGDAAIDRLFALTFGFTLAVMVVAAADHVALFAAAWVAMGLTMAELIGHARGWEQAQAAETLTRRYFLASGGALAGALALLAWATGTTTISGILAHAGTLSPEVAWLAILGLFLAAMIQSALFPFHDWLLSSMTAPTPASALMHAGFVNAGGILLARFAPVFADIPTAMAVLVVVGAASALVGQALLLVRPDVKRRLGGSTVAQMGFMILQCGLGFFAAAITHLILHGFYKAYLFLSSGSAVEQTAPVEHSRSGASLPSLVVGLGAAVVGGAVFVALTGKGTEPDSGLVLAGLVALTALHAARDALERANLSPGAALVVLPVIVVVPVAVYGVLFTAVATVLAGVPMTHAPTDLSAVHGIVAAAFLAAYLAVERGWHESSTRLYVALLNLSQPAPETELTTAENYNDA
- a CDS encoding Lrp/AsnC family transcriptional regulator; this translates as MTEYELDDIDREIIYALQEDARNLSSAEIADRTDASSSTVRKRIQRLESEGVIKGYSANVDYQKSGYPLRMLLFCTAPIPKRGERIQDILDIPGVVSVQELVTGEENLLVTVVGETDEDITTVANALLDMELTVSDEVLVRSHETTPFDDLTRERAASDE
- a CDS encoding carbonic anhydrase, with the protein product MDTLAALLAGNDGHVAAFRDRFDDVQDVQRPEAVTVCCSDSRVLQDHMWGNDRPGRVFTCSNIGNRVVQRTGAGTVVSGDVLYPLEHAGTDLAVVVGHSGCGAVTATYDAITTDVVSEPPGIRHCIGLLRPELEPCIERLPDGRGRADTVNDLVECNVDRQVRALRESEDVPDGTTVAGVVYDFQDAYDGERGELHVVNVDGERDPSVLRERHPDLAGRVQRRVTH
- a CDS encoding cold-shock protein, whose product is MASGKVDFFNDTGGYGFIETEDEDEDVFFHMEDVGGPDLEEGTEVEFEIEDAPKGPRAKNVTRL
- a CDS encoding geranylgeranylglycerol-phosphate geranylgeranyltransferase — encoded protein: MSSTVRGAVELTRPGNVVAAGVLTFVGAFVAGGAADYPLHTAAAVAATMLAIAAGNAINDYFDRDIDAINQPDRPIPRGAVSPRGALAFSLALFGGAIVCALVLPVLAIAIAGVNLVALLVYTEYLKGLPGAGNFVVAYLVGSTFLFGAAAVGDVAAGAVLCALAALSTFTREVVKDVEDIAGDREEGLNTLPIAVGERRALVVAALSLVVAVLASPLPYLWEVFGAPYLAVVAVADLVMLYAAYESFSDPTRGQFLLKYGMFLAVVAFLVGRAAAL
- a CDS encoding CoA-binding protein yields the protein MPVESDDELREILQAETIAVVGCSSTPGKAAHDIPKYLADHGYEVIPVNPYADEILGKPAYDSLDDVAEDIDLVDVFRPGDEAPGIVERAIARDDVTTVWLQLDITSDEAAEMAEDAGLRFVQDKCMKVEHRRLLG
- a CDS encoding PLP-dependent cysteine synthase family protein; protein product: MTTHREPLDSVLDTVGETPLVRVHESPDEAPVYAKLESFNPGASVKDRIGKYMLEQMLERGDLAPGGTVIEPTAGNTGIGFAVAARQLDLDAVFVVPERFSVEKQTLMRALGAEVINTPTEDGMERAIERAHELAGELENAAVPQQFSNPLNAEAHYETTGPEIHDALDGEVGAIVAGCGTAGTLMGTARYLRDQNSDTYVVAVEPEGSLYARLEGDHVEEDEYKTEGIGTHNPATNELFDPEFVDDVIQVSDEAAHHELKRLASEEGHLVASSAGAASVAACQVADDIADGVIDAPHDTVATIFPDSSERYLSKDIYGTYAEWEG
- a CDS encoding DUF5798 family protein; its protein translation is MGLGGTAKKVQKLADVADSLQARVKSIREDVEQTQETVIDTNERVEALEREVARQGEVLDAIATELDVDTGESDGDDNA